The following coding sequences lie in one Phragmites australis chromosome 8, lpPhrAust1.1, whole genome shotgun sequence genomic window:
- the LOC133927325 gene encoding subtilisin-like protease SBT2.6 — MKGIELACLLLIFVQQVALGTHDVYIVTMEGDPVVSYRGGVEGFPATVKDLDDDMDATSEAVTLYSLHLRRHHDELLDSLFVEGTYKKLYSYHHLINGFAVHMSSLQAEFLRKAPGVKHIERDMKIQKLTTHTPQFLGLPTGVWPTGGGFDRAGEDVVIGIVDSGIYPQHPSFAAHKTDPYGPIPRYKGKCEMDPVTRRSFCNGKIVGAQHFAKAAIAAGAFNPDIEFASPLDGDGHGSHTAAIAAGNNGIPVRMHGHEFGKASGMAPRARIAVYKVLYRLFGGYVADVVAAIDQAVQDGVDILNLSVGPNSPPTATRTTFLNPFDAALLSAVKAGVFVAQAAGNGGPFPKTLVSFSPWITTVAAGIDDRRYKNHLTLGNGKVLPGLGVSPATHGNKSLRLISAADALLGSSATKYSALDCQRPELLNKKKVQGKIILCGYSFNYISGTASIKKVSQTARSLGAAGFVVAVENSYPGTKFDPIPVSIPGILVTDVSKTKDLIDYYNSSTIRDWAGRATVFKATAGIANGLAPTLYNSAPQVALFSSRGPDVKDFSFQDADVLKPDILAPGNLIWAAWAPNGTDEANYAGEGFAMVSGTSMAAPHIAGIAALIKQRNPKWSPSAIKSALMTTANTLDQGSKPLRAQQYSASEMMTLSQATPFDCGSGAVNPKAALDPGLVLDATHEDYITFLCSIPDVNHSEVSNIAGSACNSSSKEQHPYDLNIPSITISQLKGTQAVKRTVTSVADDTETYTIMTRMPPEIALEVTPPAVTVLPGASREIVATLTARSVTGTYSFGEITMKGDRGHLVRIPVVAMGFK, encoded by the exons ATGAAGGGGATTGAGCTTGCCTGTTTGCTTCTAATCTTTGTGCAACAAGTGGCCCTTGGAACACATGATGTGTACATTGTGACTATGGAAGGGGATCCAGTTGTGAGCTACAGGGGTGGAGTTGAAGGATTCCCTGCAACCGTGAAGGATTTGGATGATGATATGGATGCTACCAG TGAGGCTGTCACTTTGTACTCGCTCCACCTCCGAAGGCACCATGACGAGCTCCTAGACTCGCTTTTTGTAGAAGGAACTTACAAGAAGCTTTATAGCTACCATCATCTTATAAATGGTTTTGCAGTTCACATGTCATCGCTGCAG GCCGAATTTTTGAGGAAAGCCCCGGGAGTTAAGCATATTGAGAGAGACATGAAGATACAGAAATTGACTACTCACACTCCCCAGTTTCTTGGATTGCCAACTGGGGTATGGCCAACAGGAGGTGGATTTGATAGAGCTGGTGAAGATGTTGTGATCGGTATTGTGGATTCTGGAATTTATCCCCAACATCCGAGCTTCGCAGCCCACAAAACTGATCCTTATGGACCCATTCCTCGTTATAAAGGGAAATGTGAGATGGATCCAGTAACACGAAGAAGCTTCTGTAATGGGAAGATAGTTGGGGCCCAGCATTTTGCCAAAGCTGCAATTGCTGCTGGAGCGTTTAATCCTGATATTGAATTTGCATCTCCATTAGATGGTGATGGTCATGGAAG TCATACTGCTGCAATTGCTGCTGGAAACAACGGGATTCCAGTGCGAATGCATGGTCACGAATTTGGCAAGGCAAGTGGCATGGCTCCACGTGCTAG GATAGCTGTGTACAAGGTTCTTTACAGGCTCTTCGGTGGTTATGTAGCTGATGTTGTGGCAGCTATTGATCAG GCTGTTCAGGATGGCGTTGATATTCTCAACCTTTCTGTTGGACCTAATAGCCCACCAACAGCTACACGGACTACGTTTTTGAACCCTTTTGATGCAGCACTTCTTTCTGCTGTGAAAGCTGGGGTGTTTGTTGCCCAAGCTGCAGGAAATGGAGGACCATTTCCAAAAACACTGGTGTCTTTCAGCCCATGGATAACCACTGTTGCTGCTGGAATTGATGACCGCAGATACAAAAATCATTTGACACTAGGAAATGGGAAAGTTCTTCCTGGACTTGGAGTATCAC CTGCAACACATGGGAATAAGTCATTGCGCCTGATTTCTGCAGCTGATGCTCTGCTGGGTTCATCTGCAACCAAGTACAGTGCATTAGACTGTCAGAGGCCAGAACTCTTGAATAAGAAGAAAGTTCAGggaaaaattattttgtgtgGCTATTCGTTCAATTACATTTCTGGGACAGCTTCAATCAAAAAAGTGTCTCAGACTGCCAGGAGTCTCGGTGCAGCTGGCTTTGTTGTTGCTGTGGAGAATAGTTACCCAGGAACAAAATTTGATCCCATACCTGTCAGTATCCCTGGGATTCTCGTCACAGACGTCAGCAAAACAAAG GATCTTATAGACTACTACAACTCTTCCACAATAAGAGATTGGGCTGGAAGGGCTACAGTCTTCAAAGCAACAGCTGGTATTGCAAATGGTTTGGCACCAACACTATACAATTCAGCTCCCCAGGTTGCGTTGTTCTCTTCTCGAGGACCTGATGTAAAAGATTTTAGCTTTCAAGATGCTGATGTTCTTAAGCCAGACATACTCGCTCCTGGCAATCTTATATGGGCTGCATGGGCGCCTAATGGAACAGATGAAGCAAACTATGCTG GAGAAGGATTTGCAATGGTTTCTGGAACTAGCATGGCTGCACCGCATATTGCTGGCATTGCGGCACTAATAAAACAGAGGAACCCGAAGTGGAGCCCCTCAGCAATAAAGTCTGCCTTGATGACTACGGCCAATACGCTGGACCAAGGGAGCAAACCTCTTAGAGCGCAGCAATACTCTGCATCAGAAATGATGACACTTTCACAGGCCACACCATTTGATTGTGGTAGTGGCGCAGTTAACCCAAAAGCTGCTCTTGATCCTGGCCTTGTTCTAGATGCAA CCCATGAAGACTACATCACATTTCTGTGCTCGATCCCAGATGTCAATCATAGTGAAGTATCAAACATAGCCGGTTCAGCTTGCAACTCCAGCTCCAAGGAACAGCACCCTTATGATCTCAACATTCCCTCAATCACCATCTCTCAACTTAAAGGCACGCAGGCAGTGAAGCGGACCGTGACAAGCGTGGCTGACGACACCGAAAcctacaccatcatgacaaggATGCCACCAGAGATCGCACTGGAGGTGACGCCTCCGGCAGTGACGGTGCTCCCTGGAgcatcaagagagatagtggcgACCCTGACAGCTAGGTCCGTGACCGGCACCTACAGTTTTGGCGAGATCACGATGAAAGGTGACCGAGGTCACCTTGTCAGAATTCCAGTGGTAGCTATGGGATTCAAATAG